The genomic DNA ACGAATGCATTTTTACATGAGTTCTCCAATCACTTTAAGCACAATCGAATCATACTGACACTGGACGGGGCAGGATGGCACAAAAGCAAAGACTTAAAACTTCCAAAACAACATAAGATTATTATTCTTGCCGCCCTACTCCCCACAATTAAATCCTGTTGAAAATATTTGGGATTACATGAGAGAACAAAAACAATTTAATAACCACACCTTCAAAAGCATTGATCATGTGGAGCAACATCTGGAACAAAAACTATGGGAATTGACAAAAGAAACCAAAGTATTAAAATCACTCTGCGGATTTAATTGGATTAAATCAGACTTGTTAGCGGTTTAGTATAAGATATAAATGCCCATTGAAAATTATCATATTATTTTCGGCTATTATTTTCCGGTTTTCAACGAATAAAATATTGGCATAAATTTAGTTCGAGTATTTTCGTTTAAAAAATTATTATTTACCAAATTTTTAAACCAATGGCTCACGAAAAATTTCAAAGTTGCATTGATGCATGTTACAATTGTGCAACAGAATGTAAACATTGTGAAGATGCTTGTCTTAACGAAAAAGATGTAAAGGTATTAGTACAATGTATTAAACTGAACAGCGATTGCGCTACGATGTGTATGCTTTCTGCAAAAATGATGTCGGGTGGAAGTCAATTTGCGAGTGAGATTTGCGAACTTTGTGCAAAGGTTTGCGATGCCTGTGCTGCCGAGTGTGAAAAACATTCTGATCTGGAACATTGTAAAAAATGCGCTGAAGTTTGCCGCAAATGCGCTGAAGAATGCAGGGTAATGAGCAATATGCCGGTGGAGTGAATCACCCATTATGAGCATGAAAATATTTTCCCGTTTCGCTGCATTTGTATTTGCGATCTTATTGACTATTTTCTTTCCAAAATATTCATCCGGTCAGCATGAGCAACATCAGATGAAGGCTAAAGAGGGTTCTTCAGGCTTGGAAGATACTATGTCAATGATGCCACATTCATTTTCGCTTAATTTACCTATGAGCAGAAATGGTTCAGGAACGGGATGGATGCCTGATGCAACTGTTATGTACGGACATGGGGCTCATGTGAAAAACTGGATGTTTATGGTACATGCTAATTTATTTCTCAGATATAATAAGCAGGACATTTTTAATAATGGCATCAGAGGAGGCGAAAAATTCGATGCTCCGAATTGGATCATGGCAATGGGACAAAAGAAAGCAGGAAAGAAAGGACTGTTTCGTTTTAGCGGAATGTTTTCCTTTGATCCTTTTACTATTGGCAGCGAAGGGTATCCACTACTTTTTCAGACTGGAGAAATCTATAAAGGAAAACGCTTAACAGACAAACAGCACCCGCATGATTTATTTTCTGAACTTTCGGTTGGTTATACGCAAATGTTTTCTAAAGATGTTGATGTAACAGGATACCTGGGTTATCCGGGCGAACCGGCTTTAGGGCCTGTCGCTTTTATGCATAGAAATTCTGCTTTAAACAATCCCGATGCACCATTATCACATCATTGGCAGGATGCAACGCACATTACATTTGGAGTTGCTACCCTGGGAATACGATATAAATTTTTCAAAATAGAAGGTTCAGGTTTTACAGGTCGGGAGCCGGATAATAAAAGATACGATTTTGACAATCCGAAATTTGATTCTTATTCTGTTCGGCTGCTGTGCAATCCAACAAAGCAAATTGCAATTCAAGTGTCGCAGGCATTTCTGAATAAACCGGAAATAGCCAAACCGGAGCAGGATATTAATAGAACAACGGCTTCAATTATTAATCATATTCCAATTGGCGAAGAAAATAAATATTTAGCCACAACAATTGTGTGGGGACTTAATAATAGTGACCATAAGGAAAATTCATTTTTATTAGAGCCAGCATTCCAGTTAGACAGGACCGCAATTTATGGCAGATACGAATGGATACAAAAAAGCGCAGAGGAGCTTGATCTACCACAGTTCAGCAATGGACAAACAATTATTTTTACCATTCAGGGTTTTACTTTAGGAGTAAATAGGGTCTTCCTTAGAAAGGCTGGAAATAATTTAGCTTTTGGTATTCAGGCATCTATCTTTATACCGGATAGTCAACTTACTTCCTTATATGGTCAGAATCCATTTTCAGGAGAAGTTTATCTCCGGTTTTACCCTCACCTTATGCACATTCATAGAAAATAAATTTTCTCCTATCCGAGAACTTTATAACGATTAAAATACGAGTACTTTATCGCTATCCACCACCCAATTGGTAAGTTCTGCCATTGTGCTTATTTCTGTCCCTTCAATAAGTACCGCATTTTTTAACCCCCTTGCATCAGCACAACTTCCGCATATTTTTACTTTTGCCCCTTTTGTAAGAGCAAGTTTGATCATACGCTCGATATTATAGTAACCATTGGGGGTATTTTGATTAGCTATCGCACAGTTTGCCGCGTCCGCCATTAAAAATATCCTCACTTCAACCCGTTCATGGTCTTTACCAAGTTGATTTGCTAAACGCATAGCATTGTACGCCTTTTCTGTTCCATAAGGAGCATCATTAATTAAAATCAGGATTTTCATACTATTTATTTTATGGTTAATATTTTATTGCCTTTATTACTACAAAGCTTCCCTTGCCGAAACCCATTTGTGGTTGTTCAACTTCATTAGTGTTTGATGTGGTTAGTGTTTGCCAGTATTCAAATTTTTCAAAATGGGCCTGTTTCAGCAATTCTGTTATTTCTCCGGTGGAATGGAAATGGGCATCCTTATAAAATTTGTTTGATGATTTTTCTTTTTCATATTTCTTTCCGAGTTCGCTGTTTTTGTCTATGATAGCAAGTATAATTTCTCCCTTTGGTTTCAATATCCGGTGAACTTCTTTAAATACTTTCGGAATGTTCGTGAGAAAACAAACGGTTGTTACCATCAATGCAAAATCAAAAGTTTCGTTTTCAAAGGGAAGGTTTTCGGCAACGGTTCGGTAAACTTTTATCCCTCTTTGTTCCGCAACTTTCGCCATGTTTTCAGACGGCTCAACTCCGGCTTTTATGTTTAATGGTTCAGCAAAACGACCTGTGCCAACACCAATTTCAACTCCATTTTTATTGTGCAGAATTGCTTGTTTTAAGGCAAGAATTTCTGACTGATAAATATTACAATGCTTATCATACCATTGGTCATACTCCAGTGCATTTTTATCAAATACCGATATGTTTTTTTCTTCAATCATTCGTTTATTGGATAACCCTTATCAATCCAGTCCACCTTTAGATTTTTCGTAAGATTAAGAAGTTTATGATTTGTGAATTTCATTTCATTTAGCAATTCAAATGAAGGACGAATATTCGGACAATGTTCAAACGGGCAACATCCGCACAGGATAACTATTTCCGCATTTTTATCAAGTTTACGGAGAGCCGCTTTTAACTTCTCAAGATTTTCCTTTTCCTGTGCAGCACCCATTTCAACACATCCTTTGATGTTTGCTCCGGGACCAACACTGTATATAACCGGCTTCTTTGCTGATACGTCATTAATGATTTTTGCAAGGTCTGCCGGTTCTATTAGCTGATTTTTGCTCCAGGGCTCTTTATCTTTCTGAACAGAAGTGTTAAATGCGAAAAACATCAATACTGCTACTACGGAGAACAAGAGAACAATCTTTGTTTTCATATTTTTACGGTTTATTTGTTTTGATATTCAGTAAACCACCATTCAAAAATCCGCTCAAATTCATGCTTTGCTTTACGGCTTTCTTTAGATGGCATTGCCAGTTTAACAACAGGATCGGGATATGCGTAAAAATCTCCTGCACCTTCAGCAGCCATTCCATCTCCCACATCTACATAACAAACTCCCTGTCCGCTAAATGAAGCCATTGGTTTTTCTCCCTTAATTAGCGAGATGATATTTCTTGCAACTACCTGCGCTTTTTCTTCCGCAAATACTCCGCCTTTAGGCAGATACTTTCCGTTTAAGAGCATAATTCCCGCACTATCTCCAATTGCATAAATACCCGGAAAGCGCGTAGTGAGTTCTTCCGGGTTATTGAGTATTTCCATTGTTTGAGGGTGAACGGAAATGTACCCGGATGAATTGGTTAAGCCCGATTCTACAATTGCTTTAGGCGCACCATGTGGCGGAACACCAATAAGCAGATCGTAATTCGCTTCTTTATTATTTGAGAAAAGAATTTTGTTTGACTTACCTTCGACTTTAGAAACGTTGTGCTCAGGGAAAAATTGAATATTATGCGCACTTAAAATCTGTTTGAATGCTTCACCTACCTGTTCTCCGGCAGAAGGCATTGGGAATTTTTCAGGTGTATATATAGAAATCTCAATATTATTTCTTACTCCCTTTTCTCTCAAAAACCATTCGGCTAACATGGCAGCTTCGTATGGTGCCGGAGGGCAACGGAACGGGGTGCGGGTAACAAGAAATGCAATTTTGCCTTTGGTAAAATTTTCAAGTTTTTCGTGAATCTCAAATGCTCCTTTTGTATCGTAAAGGTTCAGGCAATATTCATTAAATCCGGGAATTGTTTCGGGATATAATTCCGCTCCCATCGCGATAATGATGTAATCGGCCTGGATAGTTTGCGCATTGGTATAAACTGTTTTTGTTTCGGGATCAATGCGGATCACTTCTTCATTGATTATTTCCAAATCTTTCCTTAAAAGGTTTTTCAAAGGGCTTTCAATGTAGTTTAATCCGGTTGTTTCCCCGATCATTGCCCGGAGGAAAGAGGGATAAAAAACAAATGATTGTCTTTTTTCAATGACAGCGATACGATAATCACCGGGTAATTTACTTTTTAAGGCATGAGCAGCGGTCAAACCGCCCCATCCGCCACCTAATACTAAAATTGTTTTACTCATTTTAAAATACTTTTATGAAGTTGCTGTTGCTTTTTAAGATTGTCAATTAACACTTCCCGCATAAGTGAACAAGCCTTTGCCACTTTTGATGAAGAAAGGCTGTAATAATTACACCGGCTGTCTTTTCTCACGTTCAGGATACCGCTGTTTGCCATGATTGATAAATGCTGTGATAGGTTTGATTTCAATCCGCCTGTTTTCTCAAGCATATCGCTAAAGCATAATTCTTTCTTCTGAAGAAGATCAATTACCTCAATCCTCAACGGATGAGCCAATGCTTTGCATACTTCTGCGTGCAACTCATAAATCGTTATATTTTTCATTATAAATGTTTATTAGTTCACTAATGTATGAACTTATGAAATAATTGACAAATCTATACCTGATTTTTATTATGACTTATAATTTTAATTAAGCGGAAAAAGAAAACGATCAGCTCCCGCTGAAACTATTAATGAAATGTGAAAATGCGGATCGCCTTTTGCCGGGTATATTGTAAAAAGAAAATAGCAGAAGACGTCCTTGTAACAGAAGCGTAAAAATCAGGCACAATAATTTTGCTCATTTAGAGAATTGAAAATTCAGTTTACGCGTACGCTGAAGAATACGCTGAAAAGATTTCAGATTTAAAGTTAATGCCTGCAACCCTGAAAGAGTTAAATATATTTACATTGATATTCAACCCTTTCAGGGTTGGATAATGGCTTGTGTTATTTTTTTCATCCGGTTTTACCGGAGGTTATTTATATTCAAGCCCTTCGGGCTTAACTTAATGACATTGCCCGATGCCTACCTGCCAGCAGGCATCGGGCTAAATATATGATAAATCATTTTACTACAAACAGTTCACTCCTATGCTGCCCAGGCCGGCAGGCATTGGGGCCACCGGTTTATTACATTTATGAAATTTAAACAACCTCATAGTCATATCACATTTATAAAATCTACACTCCCCAAGGATATGTTTCAGGCATTTGCAGGCCATCAGGCTTAACATGCAACGAATGAAGTGCTTGTGTTTTTTCAAAAAACATAAATGCTTCATAGCGGGAAGGAATAATGCTGGCAACATAATTTCCATATTCATAATCCGGATCATAAACAACTCCGATGGCTCTATGTCCTATTGTAGTTTTAAAATTTTTAATGTCTTTTGAAAGAATATATTTATCATACGCTCCGGAGTTCTGGAGTAAATGTTCCCAACTTCCTTCTACGGCTTTTGGAACTTTCATTTTCTTTACTTCACTGCCCCAATGATAAGCTGCCAGAACCGTACCTTCAAATGAACCAAACCCTATACGAACAACTCCTTCTGATGCATGTTCTTCTTTTACTAACTGCCCTACATTAATAAGGCCCACGTGTTTCATGTCTGTAGCCCTGGCATCACCTATGTGAGTGTTATGTTCCCAGATAATTATTTTTGCTCTTTTACCGTGAAATTCCATAAGCCTATTAATCGTTTCAGACA from Bacteroidota bacterium includes the following:
- a CDS encoding four-helix bundle copper-binding protein, whose protein sequence is MAHEKFQSCIDACYNCATECKHCEDACLNEKDVKVLVQCIKLNSDCATMCMLSAKMMSGGSQFASEICELCAKVCDACAAECEKHSDLEHCKKCAEVCRKCAEECRVMSNMPVE
- a CDS encoding DsrE family protein produces the protein MKILILINDAPYGTEKAYNAMRLANQLGKDHERVEVRIFLMADAANCAIANQNTPNGYYNIERMIKLALTKGAKVKICGSCADARGLKNAVLIEGTEISTMAELTNWVVDSDKVLVF
- a CDS encoding class I SAM-dependent methyltransferase; the encoded protein is MIEEKNISVFDKNALEYDQWYDKHCNIYQSEILALKQAILHNKNGVEIGVGTGRFAEPLNIKAGVEPSENMAKVAEQRGIKVYRTVAENLPFENETFDFALMVTTVCFLTNIPKVFKEVHRILKPKGEIILAIIDKNSELGKKYEKEKSSNKFYKDAHFHSTGEITELLKQAHFEKFEYWQTLTTSNTNEVEQPQMGFGKGSFVVIKAIKY
- a CDS encoding rhodanese-like domain-containing protein encodes the protein MFFAFNTSVQKDKEPWSKNQLIEPADLAKIINDVSAKKPVIYSVGPGANIKGCVEMGAAQEKENLEKLKAALRKLDKNAEIVILCGCCPFEHCPNIRPSFELLNEMKFTNHKLLNLTKNLKVDWIDKGYPINE
- a CDS encoding NAD(P)/FAD-dependent oxidoreductase is translated as MSKTILVLGGGWGGLTAAHALKSKLPGDYRIAVIEKRQSFVFYPSFLRAMIGETTGLNYIESPLKNLLRKDLEIINEEVIRIDPETKTVYTNAQTIQADYIIIAMGAELYPETIPGFNEYCLNLYDTKGAFEIHEKLENFTKGKIAFLVTRTPFRCPPAPYEAAMLAEWFLREKGVRNNIEISIYTPEKFPMPSAGEQVGEAFKQILSAHNIQFFPEHNVSKVEGKSNKILFSNNKEANYDLLIGVPPHGAPKAIVESGLTNSSGYISVHPQTMEILNNPEELTTRFPGIYAIGDSAGIMLLNGKYLPKGGVFAEEKAQVVARNIISLIKGEKPMASFSGQGVCYVDVGDGMAAEGAGDFYAYPDPVVKLAMPSKESRKAKHEFERIFEWWFTEYQNK
- a CDS encoding winged helix-turn-helix transcriptional regulator — translated: MKNITIYELHAEVCKALAHPLRIEVIDLLQKKELCFSDMLEKTGGLKSNLSQHLSIMANSGILNVRKDSRCNYYSLSSSKVAKACSLMREVLIDNLKKQQQLHKSILK